The Neurospora crassa OR74A linkage group IV, whole genome shotgun sequence genome has a segment encoding these proteins:
- a CDS encoding molybdopterin binding domain-containing protein, which translates to MGSTVTADERNARTIHTAACLIIGDEVLGGKTKDTNSNYMAKWCFNLGINLKRIEVIADDEDEIVEAVRRMSDRYDFVVTSGGIGPTHDDITYQSIAKAFGLPLKLNEEAFKLMKKLSVPRKGEPPFNWDEPSPVLTAKLRMVELPTDVNRDLAKQFLFPCKELWVPVAVVNGNVHILPGVPRLFEKLLDGLKPSIQPRLVDPDGKGITRVTISTPLPESAIAAYLTELAARVEPKGVKVGSYPRWGEKHNTVTLVGKDKDFLNSIAPEVSHYVKGQIVTTESDDDTSS; encoded by the exons ATGGGTTCAACAGTCACGGCAGATGAGCGCAATGCGCGGACTATCCATACAGCAGCGTGTTTGATTATCGGTGATGAGGTTTTGGGTGGAAAG ACCAAAGAT ACTAATTCCAACTACATGGCAAAATGGTGCTTCAACCTGGGAATC AATCTCAAGAGGATTGAAGTCAtcgccgacgacgaagatgaaaTTGTCGAGGCTGTCCGCCGTATGAGTGACCGTTATGACTTTGTAGTCACCAG CGGAGGCATCGGCCCCACCCACGATGACATTACCTACCAATCGATAGCCAAAGCCTTCGGTTTGCCTCTCAAGCTGAACGAAGAGGCTTTTAAACTCATGAAGAAGCTTTCTGTTCCTCGCAAGGGCGAGCCACCGTTCAACTGGGACGAGCCCTCGCCCGTTCTCACCGCAAAGCTCCGTATGGTGGAGCTACCGACAGACGTCAACAGAGACCTGGCGAAGCAGTTCCTCTTTCCTTGCAAGGAACTTTGGGTGCCAGTTGCGGTGGTTAATGGGAATGTGCACATCTTGCCGGGCGTGCCTAGGTTGT TCGAGAAACTCCTAGACGGCCTCAAGCCTTCCATCCAACCGCGCCTAGTCGATCCCGACGGCAAGGGTATTACCAGAGTTACCATCTCCACGCCACTCCCTGAGAGCGCTATTGCCGCTTACCTCACCGAGCTGGCAGCAAGAGTTGAACCCAAGGGCGTCAAGGTTGGAAGCTACCCCCGATGGGGGGAGAAGCATAACACAGTTACCCTTGTTGGAAA AGACAAAGACTTCCTCAACTCCATCGCCCCCGAAGTCAGCCACTACGTCAAAGGCCAGATCGTGACTACCGAAAGCGACGATGACACTAGTAGTTAG